The following are encoded together in the Capsulimonas corticalis genome:
- the rpoC gene encoding DNA-directed RNA polymerase subunit beta' — translation MTDASAFDKIRIGIASPAEIRAWSYGEVKKPETINYRTFKPERDGLFCERIFGPVKDWECHCGRYKKVKFKGIICDRCGVEVTRSKVRRERMGHIELAAPVCHIWYLKGVPSPLSLLLDISPRPLEKVLYFASYIVTYVDRGRINNEMSEYRAALDEKIRDSEEQRDLDIEEARIEAGREIKSHEEGAEPEPVSQVIINEDGELVESEELIEPAAVEIWDAARIKDRNKHLDEEIKDIEKDSAESIQSLRDALTLLDEKVEKRMLLAEDDYRKLESLLDVLSEKLDRDMGEVVRAGLGGAAVKELLAEIDLDKLARELRHEITQTQGPKRARAIKRLEVTEAFITSKSRPEWMILDAVPVISPELRPMVQLDGGRFATSDLNDLYRRIINRNNRLKKITEIRAPESIVNHEKRLLQEAVDALIDNGRRTRPVVGSNNRPLKSLSDMLKGKEGRFRKNLLGKRVDYSGRSVIVVGPRLLLHQCGLPKEMAIELFKPFVMKALVERNYTSNIKTAKRMIDKLKPEVWDALEDVIREHPVLLNRAPTLHRLGIQAFEPVLVDGKAIQVHPLVCHAFNADFDGDQMAVHVPLSASAQAEARILMLSTHNLFSPANGSPIVAPAQDMVLGSYYLTMMREGEPTKPFFASADEAALAFDTQTIELHEPIDVYLKQGDDEHRTLTRTTVGRILFSNILPTNMRYVNKLMNKKGLGELIARCHRTNGDERTIILLDELKALGFREATKAGMTVAITDMDVPEKRNEILKYTEEEVKKLNRSYQRGLITSGERKERVLESWQKAAKDVGEAIFENIDRYNPIFMFTDSSARGTRGQVTQLSGMRGVMSDPFGNMIEDLPVKSNFHEGLSTLEYFVSTHGARKGLADTALRTADAGYLTRRLVDVSQEVIVRDADCNTEMGIYVEEIRDSGEVIEPLNQRIYGRFALVDIAYPASHEKAGEIIVAKGDLITEGLAREIEASGLKRAGVRSPFTCELRMGICAKCYGLDLANSKLVEPGVAVGIIAAQSIGEPGTQLTMRTFHTGGIAQKQLVGVANVRQRKQEALKELHNDIASGIVNIDSQKDDNEKVPGAATVDRERVRAVQAVLKVLEDQVGGLLRVVELFEARKPKGQAIVTEYAGEVADIEMKGLRKVIIHTTVALDEGSTVGLNGEKLGVDVYLGSVDTEGMTAAAAKRAAEIPENLTAGTELTEKMIKKMREVGITAVKIRKEIMVPYRGTLQVKPGDVVEAGDRLTEGPLDPQKVLELQGIRGVQNYVVREIQSVYTSQGVNINDKHIEVIARQMLRKRKIKSQGDSEFLPGQMVDKFEFEDTNRAIIERETPGTEATADWLLLGITEASLATDSFLSAASFQKTTRVLTEAAVRGKKDSLVGLKENVIIGRLIPAGTGLPQYRNLEPLLEGMDAASKPVGRGNGRGGAAVLDQETTLNDDDLAVIREATGTSGDSLSLLAEREAIGGDSDAPTIDNDSDSAI, via the coding sequence ATGACGGATGCCAGCGCATTTGACAAAATTCGTATCGGAATTGCGTCCCCCGCCGAAATTCGCGCCTGGTCCTACGGCGAAGTGAAGAAGCCGGAGACCATCAACTACCGCACCTTTAAGCCCGAGCGCGACGGTCTCTTCTGCGAGCGTATCTTCGGACCCGTCAAGGACTGGGAATGCCACTGCGGCCGTTATAAGAAGGTCAAGTTTAAGGGCATCATCTGCGACCGCTGCGGCGTGGAAGTCACGCGGTCCAAGGTTCGCCGCGAGCGCATGGGCCACATTGAGCTCGCCGCGCCCGTCTGCCATATTTGGTATCTCAAGGGCGTTCCGTCGCCGCTCTCGCTGCTGCTGGACATCTCCCCGCGGCCGCTGGAGAAGGTGCTTTATTTCGCCTCCTACATCGTGACCTACGTCGATCGCGGCCGCATCAACAACGAGATGTCGGAATATCGCGCGGCGCTGGACGAGAAGATCCGCGATTCCGAAGAGCAGCGCGACCTTGACATTGAGGAAGCCCGTATCGAGGCTGGCCGCGAGATCAAGTCGCACGAAGAAGGCGCCGAGCCGGAGCCCGTCTCGCAGGTCATCATCAACGAGGACGGCGAACTGGTCGAGAGCGAAGAGCTGATCGAGCCGGCGGCCGTCGAGATCTGGGACGCCGCGCGGATCAAAGACCGCAACAAGCACCTGGACGAAGAGATCAAGGACATTGAGAAGGACTCTGCGGAGTCCATCCAGTCCCTGCGCGACGCGCTGACCCTTCTGGACGAAAAAGTCGAGAAGCGCATGCTGCTCGCCGAAGACGACTACCGCAAGCTGGAGTCGCTGCTGGACGTTCTGAGCGAGAAGCTGGACCGGGACATGGGCGAAGTCGTCCGCGCCGGTCTTGGCGGCGCCGCCGTCAAGGAGCTTCTGGCGGAGATCGACCTGGACAAGCTCGCCCGGGAGCTTCGCCACGAGATCACCCAGACCCAGGGCCCGAAGCGCGCCCGCGCCATCAAGCGCCTGGAAGTGACCGAGGCGTTCATCACGTCCAAGTCGCGGCCGGAGTGGATGATTCTGGACGCCGTGCCGGTCATTTCGCCGGAGCTTCGCCCGATGGTGCAGCTCGACGGCGGACGCTTCGCCACGTCCGACCTGAACGACCTGTACCGCCGCATCATCAACCGCAACAACCGCCTGAAGAAGATCACGGAGATCCGGGCGCCTGAGAGCATCGTCAATCACGAAAAGCGCCTGCTGCAGGAAGCCGTTGACGCGCTGATCGACAACGGACGCCGGACGCGCCCGGTCGTCGGCTCGAACAACCGACCCCTCAAGTCGCTTTCGGACATGCTCAAGGGTAAGGAAGGCCGCTTCCGAAAGAACCTTCTCGGAAAGCGCGTCGACTACTCGGGACGCTCCGTCATCGTCGTCGGCCCGCGCCTGCTTCTGCACCAGTGCGGTCTGCCCAAGGAAATGGCGATCGAGCTCTTCAAGCCGTTCGTGATGAAGGCGCTGGTTGAGCGCAACTATACGAGCAACATCAAGACGGCCAAGCGCATGATCGACAAGCTAAAGCCCGAAGTCTGGGACGCGCTGGAAGACGTCATTCGCGAGCACCCGGTCCTGCTGAACCGCGCTCCGACCCTGCACCGCCTTGGGATCCAGGCCTTTGAGCCCGTGCTCGTGGACGGCAAGGCCATCCAGGTGCACCCGCTTGTCTGCCACGCCTTCAACGCTGACTTCGACGGCGACCAGATGGCCGTCCACGTGCCGCTTTCGGCGAGCGCGCAGGCGGAAGCCCGCATCCTGATGCTTTCGACGCATAACCTGTTCTCGCCCGCCAACGGCAGCCCGATCGTCGCGCCGGCGCAGGACATGGTTCTGGGCAGCTACTATCTGACGATGATGCGCGAAGGGGAGCCCACGAAGCCCTTCTTCGCCAGCGCCGACGAAGCCGCCCTCGCGTTCGACACGCAGACGATCGAGCTGCACGAGCCGATCGACGTCTATCTGAAGCAGGGCGACGACGAGCATCGCACCTTGACCCGCACGACCGTGGGCCGGATCTTGTTCAGCAACATCCTGCCGACCAACATGCGCTATGTCAATAAGCTGATGAACAAGAAGGGGCTCGGCGAGCTGATCGCGCGCTGCCACCGCACCAACGGCGACGAGCGCACGATTATCCTTCTGGACGAGTTGAAGGCTCTGGGCTTCCGTGAGGCGACCAAGGCGGGCATGACCGTAGCGATTACGGACATGGACGTTCCTGAGAAGCGCAACGAGATCCTGAAGTATACGGAAGAGGAAGTCAAGAAGCTCAACCGCAGCTACCAGCGCGGCCTGATCACCTCCGGCGAGCGCAAAGAGCGCGTACTGGAATCGTGGCAGAAGGCGGCGAAGGACGTCGGTGAGGCGATCTTCGAGAACATCGACCGGTACAACCCGATCTTCATGTTCACCGACTCCAGCGCTCGCGGCACACGCGGCCAGGTCACGCAGCTCAGCGGCATGCGCGGCGTTATGTCCGACCCGTTCGGCAACATGATCGAAGACCTCCCCGTGAAGTCCAACTTCCACGAAGGCCTTTCGACCCTGGAGTACTTCGTTTCGACGCACGGCGCCCGTAAGGGTCTTGCGGACACCGCGCTTCGCACCGCCGACGCTGGTTACCTGACGCGCCGCCTGGTGGATGTGTCGCAGGAAGTCATCGTTCGCGACGCCGACTGCAATACGGAGATGGGAATCTACGTTGAGGAGATCCGGGACAGCGGCGAAGTGATTGAGCCGCTCAACCAGCGCATCTACGGCCGCTTCGCCCTCGTGGACATCGCCTATCCGGCGAGTCATGAGAAGGCGGGGGAGATCATCGTCGCCAAGGGCGACCTGATCACCGAAGGCCTGGCGCGCGAGATTGAGGCGAGCGGACTGAAGCGCGCGGGCGTCCGCAGCCCGTTCACCTGCGAACTGCGCATGGGCATCTGCGCCAAGTGCTACGGTCTGGACCTGGCGAACTCCAAGCTGGTCGAACCGGGAGTCGCGGTGGGAATTATCGCCGCGCAGTCCATCGGTGAGCCGGGAACGCAGCTGACGATGCGCACCTTCCACACGGGAGGCATCGCGCAGAAGCAGCTCGTCGGCGTCGCCAACGTTCGGCAGCGCAAGCAGGAAGCCCTGAAAGAGCTGCACAACGACATCGCCAGCGGTATCGTCAACATCGATAGCCAGAAGGACGACAATGAGAAGGTTCCCGGAGCCGCCACGGTCGACCGTGAGCGTGTCCGCGCCGTCCAGGCGGTCCTGAAGGTTCTTGAGGACCAAGTCGGCGGTCTGCTTCGGGTCGTCGAGCTGTTCGAGGCTCGAAAGCCGAAGGGACAGGCGATCGTCACCGAGTACGCCGGCGAAGTCGCCGATATCGAGATGAAGGGTTTGCGCAAGGTCATCATTCACACCACGGTCGCGCTCGATGAGGGTTCGACGGTTGGTTTGAACGGTGAGAAGCTGGGCGTGGATGTTTATCTGGGCTCCGTCGATACCGAGGGAATGACCGCCGCCGCCGCCAAGCGCGCGGCTGAGATTCCCGAGAATCTGACGGCCGGCACCGAGCTGACCGAGAAGATGATCAAGAAGATGCGTGAAGTCGGCATCACCGCCGTGAAGATCCGCAAGGAGATCATGGTGCCGTACCGCGGTACGCTTCAGGTGAAGCCCGGCGATGTCGTGGAAGCGGGAGACCGCTTGACGGAAGGTCCGCTCGATCCGCAGAAGGTCCTGGAGCTCCAGGGCATCCGCGGCGTGCAGAACTACGTTGTCCGCGAGATCCAGTCGGTGTACACGTCCCAGGGCGTCAACATCAACGACAAGCACATCGAAGTCATCGCGCGTCAGATGCTGCGCAAGCGCAAGATCAAATCGCAGGGCGACTCCGAGTTCCTGCCCGGCCAGATGGTGGACAAGTTCGAGTTCGAGGACACGAACCGCGCCATTATCGAGCGTGAGACGCCCGGTACGGAAGCGACGGCCGACTGGCTGCTGCTTGGAATCACCGAGGCGAGCCTTGCGACCGACAGCTTCCTGTCGGCGGCGAGCTTCCAGAAGACGACCCGTGTCCTGACCGAAGCCGCCGTGCGCGGTAAGAAGGACTCGCTGGTCGGCCTGAAGGAGAACGTCATCATCGGACGTCTGATCCCGGCTGGTACGGGCCTGCCCCAGTACCGCAACTTGGAGCCGCTTCTGGAAGGCATGGACGCCGCGTCCAAGCCCGTCGGTCGCGGCAACGGCCGAGGCGGCGCCGCCGTCCTCGACCAGGAGACGACCCTGAACGACGACGACCTCGCCGTCATCCGCGAAGCCACTGGCACCAGCGGCGACAGCCTCTCGCTCCTCGCCGAGCGCGAAGCCATCGGCGGCGACTCCGACGCTCCGACAATCGACAACGACTCCGACTCCGCGATCTAA
- a CDS encoding Uma2 family endonuclease produces MSHTPQSRLSIKPQAIILPRRWNRDEYHKMAECGIFGPEERWELIDGVIYETVGSIPRPYYAAIHRVREILRKVYAGDYSVFSRSPLTLDEYCEPEADIVVAQGEYIEYSLRHPTAFDTCLVMEIYDGFVPRDRVIRAAMFAKANIAEYWILDLVTRQLEVCRNPTPQSGYSTVITFAEEQSITPVSIEREISVASLLLPL; encoded by the coding sequence ATGTCTCATACGCCACAAAGTCGACTTTCAATTAAGCCCCAAGCAATTATACTCCCCCGGCGCTGGAACCGTGATGAGTATCATAAGATGGCCGAATGCGGCATTTTTGGCCCTGAAGAGCGATGGGAACTCATCGATGGCGTCATTTATGAAACAGTGGGTTCAATACCGCGCCCGTATTACGCCGCGATTCATCGAGTTCGGGAAATACTGCGCAAAGTTTATGCGGGTGATTATTCGGTCTTCTCCCGCTCCCCTCTTACATTAGATGAATACTGCGAACCAGAGGCGGATATTGTCGTAGCGCAGGGTGAATACATAGAATATAGCCTTCGTCACCCGACTGCATTTGATACATGTTTGGTGATGGAAATCTATGATGGCTTTGTCCCGCGTGATCGTGTTATTCGGGCGGCAATGTTTGCGAAAGCAAATATCGCAGAGTATTGGATTTTAGATTTGGTGACACGCCAATTAGAAGTCTGCCGTAACCCTACCCCGCAAAGCGGTTACTCTACCGTCATAACATTTGCCGAAGAGCAATCGATTACTCCTGTTTCCATTGAGCGAGAAATTTCGGTAGCAAGCTTGTTGCTCCCTTTATAA
- the rpsL gene encoding 30S ribosomal protein S12: MPTISQLVRKGRKRVIKKSKAPAMKGNPQKRGVCLVVRTVSPKKPNSALRKIARVRLTGSGRKNPGTEVTAYIPGIGHNLQEHSVVLIRGGRVKDLPGVRYHIVRGTLDTQGTKDRKSSRSKYGTKRPKAVVKK; this comes from the coding sequence ATGCCGACAATCAGCCAGCTCGTACGTAAGGGACGCAAGCGCGTCATCAAGAAGAGCAAAGCGCCCGCAATGAAGGGCAATCCGCAGAAGCGCGGAGTGTGTCTCGTTGTCCGAACCGTTTCTCCCAAGAAACCGAACTCGGCGCTGCGCAAAATCGCTCGTGTCCGTCTGACCGGCTCCGGCCGCAAGAACCCCGGCACGGAAGTGACCGCCTACATCCCGGGCATCGGCCATAACCTTCAGGAACACAGCGTCGTTCTGATCCGCGGCGGCCGCGTCAAGGACCTCCCCGGAGTCCGCTACCACATCGTTCGTGGCACGCTGGACACCCAGGGCACCAAGGACCGCAAGAGCAGCCGCTCCAAGTACGGCACCAAGCGCCCGAAGGCGGTCGTGAAGAAGTAG
- the rpsG gene encoding 30S ribosomal protein S7, with the protein MPRKGPAKKRAITPDPVYHNRLVTRFVNRMMLDGKKSVSETIFYSALEQVESRSGRKGIEVFELAVRNVMPQVEVKPRRVGGATYQVPMEIRTDRKLSLALRWLVAAARKRSGKTMIERLASELNDAANNSGAAVRQREEKHKMADANKAFAHYRF; encoded by the coding sequence ATGCCTCGTAAAGGACCTGCAAAGAAGCGTGCGATCACACCAGACCCCGTCTATCACAACCGACTGGTGACGCGCTTCGTCAACCGGATGATGTTGGATGGAAAGAAGAGCGTCTCGGAGACGATCTTTTATAGCGCGCTGGAGCAAGTGGAGAGCCGTTCAGGTCGCAAGGGGATCGAAGTCTTCGAGCTAGCCGTGCGCAATGTAATGCCGCAGGTGGAAGTCAAGCCTCGCCGCGTCGGCGGCGCGACCTACCAGGTGCCGATGGAAATTCGCACCGATCGCAAGCTGTCCCTGGCTCTCCGCTGGCTCGTCGCCGCCGCCCGCAAGCGCAGCGGTAAGACAATGATCGAACGGCTCGCTTCCGAGCTCAACGACGCCGCCAACAATAGCGGCGCCGCGGTACGCCAGCGTGAAGAGAAGCACAAGATGGCGGATGCGAACAAGGCGTTCGCGCACTACCGCTTCTAA
- the fusA gene encoding elongation factor G, translated as MAREYSLEKTRNIGIAAHIDAGKTTCTERILYYTGRTYKIGEVHEGAATMDWMEQEQERGITITSAATTCFWDNHRINIIDTPGHVDFTVEVERSLRVLDGVVALFDAVAGVQPQSETVWRQATKYRVPRMCFVNKMDRTGADFFFAAGTIVDRLGANIAILQVPIGAETHFTGVIDLVENKAIIYKNDDGKDWEVTEIPEDMQELAAEYRAKMVEKVAECDEALIEKFLMEEPITPEELKAAIRKGTLELKIVPVLCGSAYKNKGIQPLLDAIVSYLPSPIDVGAVPAIDPDTEEETSREPSDSAPFAALAFKLMNDQHVGNLTFFRVYSGTLTKGSYVYNVNKGKRERISRILRMHANKREEVDEVFAGDIAAAVGLQLTTTGDTLADEKKPVLLEAITFPEPVISISIEPKTKADQEKMGLALQRLSAEDPTLRVSTDQDSGQVILAGMGELHLDIITDRMRREFKVESNQGRPQVAYKETVKKEATGRVPFKRQSGGKGMYGDCEIVVMPQEPGLGFEFVNKTVGGSIPKEFISPIQAGVKEAMESGVIAGYPMVDVKVLVTDGSFHEVDSSEMAFKIAGSMSFKEACRKASPVIKEPIMAVEVTTPDQFLGSVVGDLNSRRGIIEGQEQSYGGTVVIKAKVPLAEMFGYVTTLRSMTQGRASSTMEPSHYAEVPRNVSEELMAKAAGKLQTRQQ; from the coding sequence TTGGCACGCGAATACAGCTTAGAAAAAACAAGAAATATCGGTATCGCCGCGCACATCGACGCTGGCAAAACGACATGCACCGAGCGCATTCTTTACTACACCGGCCGAACTTACAAGATCGGTGAAGTGCACGAAGGCGCAGCGACCATGGACTGGATGGAGCAGGAGCAGGAGCGCGGCATCACGATCACGTCCGCCGCGACCACATGTTTCTGGGACAACCATCGAATCAACATCATCGACACGCCCGGACACGTTGACTTCACCGTCGAAGTTGAGCGATCCCTGCGCGTCCTGGACGGCGTGGTTGCGCTGTTTGACGCCGTCGCCGGCGTCCAGCCGCAGTCCGAAACCGTTTGGCGACAGGCCACGAAGTACCGTGTCCCGCGCATGTGTTTCGTCAACAAGATGGACCGCACGGGCGCTGACTTCTTCTTCGCCGCCGGCACGATCGTCGACCGCCTCGGCGCCAACATCGCGATCCTTCAGGTTCCGATCGGCGCGGAGACGCACTTCACCGGCGTGATCGACCTGGTCGAGAACAAGGCCATCATCTATAAGAACGATGACGGCAAGGACTGGGAAGTCACCGAGATCCCGGAAGACATGCAGGAGCTCGCCGCGGAGTACCGCGCGAAGATGGTGGAGAAAGTCGCCGAGTGTGACGAAGCCCTCATCGAGAAGTTCCTCATGGAGGAGCCGATCACTCCCGAAGAGCTGAAGGCTGCGATCCGCAAGGGCACGCTGGAACTGAAGATCGTTCCGGTTCTCTGCGGCTCCGCATATAAGAACAAGGGCATCCAGCCGCTGCTGGACGCGATTGTCTCTTACCTGCCTTCGCCCATCGATGTCGGCGCCGTTCCGGCGATCGACCCCGATACGGAAGAAGAGACGTCCCGCGAGCCGTCCGACAGCGCGCCGTTCGCGGCTCTGGCGTTCAAGTTGATGAACGACCAGCACGTCGGTAACCTGACGTTCTTCCGCGTTTACTCCGGTACGCTGACGAAGGGCTCCTATGTTTACAACGTGAACAAGGGCAAGCGCGAGCGAATTTCGCGCATCCTTCGAATGCACGCCAACAAGCGCGAAGAAGTCGATGAGGTTTTCGCCGGTGATATCGCCGCCGCTGTCGGCCTTCAACTGACGACGACCGGAGACACGCTGGCCGACGAGAAGAAGCCCGTCCTGCTGGAAGCGATCACCTTCCCCGAGCCGGTCATCTCGATCTCGATCGAACCGAAGACTAAAGCCGACCAGGAAAAGATGGGCCTTGCTCTGCAGCGCCTGTCCGCCGAAGATCCGACCCTGCGCGTCTCGACCGACCAGGACTCCGGTCAGGTCATCCTGGCGGGCATGGGCGAGCTTCACCTGGACATCATCACGGACCGCATGCGCCGTGAGTTCAAGGTAGAGTCCAACCAGGGCCGACCGCAGGTCGCTTACAAAGAGACTGTCAAGAAGGAAGCCACCGGACGCGTTCCCTTCAAGCGCCAGTCGGGCGGTAAGGGTATGTACGGCGACTGCGAAATCGTGGTCATGCCGCAGGAACCCGGCCTTGGGTTCGAGTTCGTGAATAAGACCGTTGGCGGATCGATTCCGAAGGAATTTATCAGCCCGATCCAGGCCGGCGTCAAGGAAGCCATGGAAAGCGGCGTTATCGCCGGCTACCCGATGGTGGACGTCAAGGTTCTGGTCACGGACGGATCCTTCCACGAAGTTGACTCTTCGGAAATGGCGTTTAAGATCGCCGGATCGATGAGCTTCAAGGAAGCGTGCCGCAAAGCCAGCCCGGTCATCAAAGAGCCGATCATGGCGGTGGAAGTCACCACCCCGGATCAATTCCTGGGCAGCGTCGTCGGCGACCTCAACTCGCGCCGAGGCATCATCGAAGGTCAGGAACAGAGCTATGGCGGCACCGTCGTCATCAAGGCGAAGGTTCCGCTTGCGGAGATGTTCGGATATGTGACGACTCTGCGCTCGATGACTCAGGGACGCGCTTCCTCGACGATGGAGCCCTCGCACTACGCTGAGGTTCCGCGCAACGTCTCGGAAGAGCTGATGGCGAAGGCCGCGGGCAAGCTTCAGACCCGGCAGCAGTAA
- the tuf gene encoding elongation factor Tu: MAKAKFDRSKPHVNIGTIGHVDHGKTSLTAAITNVLAKTGGAIAKAYDQIDAAPEEKARGITINTAHVEYETTARHYAHVDCPGHADYIKNMITGAAQMDGAILVVSAADGPMPQTREHILLARQVGVPSIVVFLNKADMVDDAELIELVEMEVRELLSKYDFPGDDTPIIVGSAVKALEGDQSEIGEPAVLKLMAAVDAFIPTPERDVDKPFLMPVEDTMTITGRGTVATGRVERGVLKAGEPLEIVGIRETTKNTVATSMEMFRKILDTVQAGDNAGILLRGVERKDIERGQVLAKPGSIKPHTKFTGEVYILSKDEGGRHTPFFKGYRPQFYFRTTDVTGSLELPDGVEMVMPGDNVSITGTLIAPIAMEEGLRFAIREGGHTVGAGVVSKIIE; the protein is encoded by the coding sequence ATGGCGAAGGCAAAGTTCGACCGCAGCAAGCCCCACGTAAATATCGGGACCATCGGTCATGTCGACCACGGCAAGACGTCCCTGACCGCGGCTATCACCAACGTTCTGGCCAAGACCGGCGGAGCGATCGCGAAGGCGTATGACCAGATCGACGCCGCTCCCGAAGAGAAGGCTCGCGGTATTACCATTAACACCGCGCACGTCGAGTACGAGACCACCGCGCGTCACTACGCGCACGTCGACTGCCCGGGACACGCCGACTACATCAAGAACATGATCACCGGCGCCGCGCAGATGGACGGAGCGATCCTGGTCGTCTCCGCCGCCGACGGCCCAATGCCCCAGACCCGCGAGCACATCCTGCTTGCCCGTCAGGTCGGCGTTCCTTCGATCGTCGTCTTCCTGAACAAGGCGGACATGGTCGACGACGCGGAGCTGATCGAACTGGTTGAGATGGAAGTGCGCGAGCTTCTGAGCAAGTACGACTTCCCTGGCGACGACACCCCGATCATCGTCGGTTCGGCGGTCAAGGCGCTGGAAGGCGATCAGTCGGAGATCGGCGAGCCCGCCGTCCTGAAGCTGATGGCGGCGGTGGACGCGTTCATCCCGACGCCGGAGCGCGACGTGGACAAGCCGTTCCTGATGCCGGTTGAGGACACGATGACGATCACGGGCCGCGGTACGGTTGCGACCGGTCGCGTCGAGCGCGGCGTTCTGAAGGCGGGCGAGCCTTTGGAGATCGTCGGCATCCGGGAGACGACCAAGAACACGGTCGCGACGTCGATGGAAATGTTCCGCAAGATCCTGGACACGGTTCAGGCGGGCGACAACGCGGGCATCCTGCTTCGCGGTGTTGAGCGCAAGGACATCGAGCGTGGTCAGGTCCTGGCGAAGCCGGGTTCGATCAAGCCTCACACGAAGTTCACGGGCGAGGTCTATATCCTGAGCAAGGACGAAGGCGGTCGCCACACGCCGTTCTTCAAGGGCTATCGTCCTCAGTTCTACTTCCGCACCACGGACGTGACGGGCAGCCTGGAGCTTCCGGACGGCGTGGAGATGGTTATGCCGGGCGATAACGTCTCGATCACGGGCACTCTGATCGCCCCGATCGCGATGGAGGAAGGCCTGCGCTTCGCGATCCGCGAAGGCGGCCACACCGTCGGCGCTGGCGTTGTCAGCAAAATTATCGAATAG
- the rpsJ gene encoding 30S ribosomal protein S10 — protein MRRNKVRIRLRAFDHRLLDQSAEKIVDTAKRTGARISGPVLLPTEKNILPMQRSTFVDKESFEHFEMRTHKRLIDIIDPGPKTIDALMRLDLPSGVDIEIKL, from the coding sequence ATGCGTCGTAATAAAGTCCGCATCCGACTGCGGGCGTTCGACCACCGATTGCTTGACCAGTCCGCCGAGAAGATCGTGGACACCGCCAAGCGAACGGGCGCCCGGATCTCCGGGCCGGTCCTGCTGCCTACCGAAAAGAATATCCTGCCGATGCAGCGAAGCACGTTCGTCGACAAAGAGTCGTTCGAGCACTTCGAGATGCGGACGCACAAGCGCTTGATAGACATCATCGATCCCGGCCCGAAGACGATCGACGCTCTGATGCGTCTCGATCTGCCCTCCGGCGTCGATATTGAAATCAAGCTGTAA
- the rplC gene encoding 50S ribosomal protein L3 — protein MPSAILGKKLGMTQIFEEGGRVTPVTVIAAGPCVITQLKTIDRDGYSAAQIGFGEVKEHRLNSPQKGHFAAHGVKPLRVLREISIDEGETLAEGFEFKADIFSVGDKVAVTGISKGKGFAGVVKRYRWHGHNATHGASTSHRKPASSGATDAARTFKGQGKPGHMGDVQVTQQGLRVARIDTDKNLLLVRGAVPGANGGLVLIKKFNR, from the coding sequence ATGCCAAGTGCTATCTTGGGCAAAAAGCTGGGCATGACCCAGATATTTGAAGAAGGCGGTCGCGTGACTCCCGTCACGGTCATCGCCGCCGGTCCCTGCGTCATCACACAATTAAAAACTATCGATCGCGACGGTTACTCCGCCGCTCAGATCGGCTTTGGCGAAGTCAAAGAGCACCGACTGAACTCCCCGCAAAAGGGCCACTTCGCCGCGCATGGCGTCAAGCCGCTGCGCGTGCTGCGTGAGATCTCGATCGACGAAGGCGAGACTCTGGCCGAAGGGTTTGAGTTCAAGGCGGATATCTTCTCCGTTGGCGATAAGGTGGCTGTCACCGGTATCTCCAAGGGTAAGGGCTTCGCCGGCGTCGTCAAGCGGTATCGCTGGCACGGTCACAACGCCACGCACGGCGCCTCCACCAGCCACCGTAAGCCCGCTTCCAGCGGCGCAACCGACGCCGCCCGCACCTTCAAAGGTCAGGGCAAGCCGGGCCACATGGGCGACGTTCAAGTCACCCAGCAAGGTCTGCGCGTCGCGCGTATCGATACCGACAAGAACCTCCTGCTCGTCCGCGGCGCTGTCCCGGGCGCAAACGGCGGCCTTGTGCTCATCAAGAAATTTAACCGATAG
- the rplD gene encoding 50S ribosomal protein L4: MPNATLKKQDGASAGSVVLSDKLFGAKVIPGLMHQAVVNEATNSRQDTRNTKTRGEVAGGGRKPYRQKGTGRARQGTISAPHYRHGGIVFGPHPRDLSAKLPKKARRAAVASALTVKSSEGVVTVIDALTFDTISTKVAAGILAGLGITGKTLIVLGEHNPVIYKSFRNIPGIVVRVAPAFSVRDVVDAAQIVIVKSALDVLNAQFGAADSSDQEATV, from the coding sequence ATGCCTAACGCAACATTAAAAAAGCAAGACGGCGCCAGCGCGGGAAGCGTCGTCCTCAGCGATAAGCTGTTCGGCGCAAAAGTCATTCCCGGCTTGATGCACCAGGCGGTGGTCAACGAGGCGACCAACAGCCGGCAGGATACCCGTAACACCAAGACCCGCGGCGAAGTCGCCGGCGGCGGCCGCAAGCCGTATCGCCAAAAAGGCACCGGCCGCGCCCGTCAGGGTACGATCAGCGCTCCGCACTACCGCCATGGCGGTATCGTGTTCGGTCCGCACCCCCGCGACCTTTCGGCCAAGCTGCCGAAGAAGGCCCGGCGCGCTGCCGTCGCGTCCGCTCTGACCGTGAAGTCGTCGGAAGGCGTCGTCACCGTGATTGATGCGCTGACGTTCGACACGATCTCCACCAAAGTGGCCGCCGGCATTCTGGCCGGTCTGGGCATTACGGGCAAGACACTGATCGTTCTTGGCGAGCACAATCCCGTGATCTACAAGTCGTTCCGCAACATTCCGGGCATTGTCGTGCGCGTCGCGCCGGCCTTCTCGGTTCGTGATGTGGTGGACGCCGCGCAGATCGTCATTGTGAAGAGCGCGCTGGACGTGCTGAATGCTCAGTTTGGAGCCGCCGACTCTTCTGACCAGGAGGCGACAGTCTAA